The Penaeus chinensis breed Huanghai No. 1 chromosome 25, ASM1920278v2, whole genome shotgun sequence genome segment GCATTGCTTTCCACAATAATTTTCCCTTATTTTGTGGCGTTACCatttgtgtctgcagattatttcttgtgccACTGACTGCAATTTTTTATCCCTCACAAGAATATCAGCTttaatttgccctagcttagtgcgtcCATAATGTAACGATCAACCAAAATTTTATGTCCCCCCCCTCCCAGTAGGGTAAATGTTCAGAGTAGGACAATGGAGGTCTAGAGAAATTAAGGTAATGGTCATAGTGAATACTTTAAACATCAGTTGTAGTCATGAAAAGTAATCTACAGGAAGTTGCAGCTCATACATCAAAGTCCATTAATGCCATGGCCTCTGCACTTTGTGTCCCAGCAAGGACAAACAaaccatgtgtatacatattcttcCAAGATAAAGGGTTTCCTGTTTTAGATATTAGATTTAGAAACTAACAAATTTATTGTGTAGTAGAAAATTATTAATTAGCTACTATTTGCagttacatatgtatctgtgtatgcaaaaaaaaatatatatgtaaatatatatatatatatatatatatatatatatatatatatatatatatatatatatatatatatatatttgtgtgtgtctgtgtgtattttttgcatatatatatgtgtgtatgtatatatatatatatatatatatatatatttatatatatatatatatatatatatatatatatatatatatatatatatatatttgtgtgtgtctgtgcgtgttttttgcatatatatatgtgtgtatgtatatgtatatatatatatatatatatatatatgcatatatatatatatatatatatatatatatatatatatgcatatatatatataaataaatatatatatatgtatatatatatatgtatgtatatatgtatatatatatgtgtatgtatatatgtatgtatatatgtatatatatgtatatatatatataaatgcatatatttacacacatatatatatatatatatatatatatatatatatatatatatatataatatatatgtatatatgcatatatatacatacatatatatatatatatatatatatatatatatatatatatacatatgcatatatatacatacatatatatacatacatatatatatatatatacatatatacatacacacatacacacacacacacacacacacacacacacacacacacacacacacacacacacacacacacacacacacacacacacacacacacatacatgtacttatatgtatatgtgtgtatatatatatatatatatatatatatatatatatatatatatatgtatatatatgtatatatatatgtatatatatgtatatatatatatatatatactacatatacatatgcatatacatatatatatatatatatatatatatataaatataaatatatttataatttatatatatataaaaatatatatatatatatatatatatatatttataatagatatataatatatttatatataatatatatatatatatatatatatatatattatatatatatatatattttatatatatatatatatcataaatatactatatatatatatatatatatatatatatatatatatatatatatagtatatttatgatatatatatatatatataatatatatatattaaatatatatatataatatatatatatatatatatatatataatatatatatatattaaatatatatatataatatatatatatatatatatatatatatatatatatataatagatatataatatatatataatatatatataatatatatatactgtaatatatatataatatatatgtaatatatatatataatatatataatatatatatatatatatatatatatataagtatatttatgatatatatatatataatatatatatatatataatatatatatataatatatatatatatataatagatatataatagatatataatatatatataatatatataatatatataatatatatataatatatataatatatataatatatatatatatatatatatatatatatatatatatatatatatatatatatatggccaagagaaaataaatcagtaaaactaaaaacaagaaaaactgacataaagaaataaaaacagtgtATCTATAGCATTAATTCAGGCCAGAGCAAAACTTTCCACGAACCACGCACACCGAATATCATTCATTTTTAAGCACTGATAATCAGGAGCCTCGTTGACCTTGCCGCTTGGTGGGTCAGATTGTCAAAGAGGTTCTGGTCTCATTTCTACAACTGTACCAGTGACACGAATGTAGTTACATTCTTTGATATATTCTGTATGTGTGGTGACCTCATTCATTTCATAAGTTAGATATAATAAATACTGGTTCATGATTTTCCttttaaacatgtatttataacaTACTTTTTTATGTGGAATGTTTGtcttacatttattttatttctttcttgtatttgaaTTTTGCAATAAAATGGAGATTctttgtgttcttgttcttgtggtTTATCATTTTAAACAATTTTGTTTGTTCTTATGAATGGCCCCTGTTTTTGGCATATTGGCTGCTCTCGTCATGTAGAAATGCAGATGTTTATCTAGAGAAGTACTGTGTAGAAATGAAGAACTAATGTAATAGTCATAAAGGACACTGTAAAGCATTATTCTTTGATATAAAGAATACTCCCCCCATAGTATTAAAAGTAATCTCATGATTGTCTACTTAGTATGAAGTTGGCAGACGATCATGTAAATTCTGGTAAGATAAAGCCTGTAAACCTCCCAGGTATAAAACTTTGTAATATTCAGGGTCccatatttcatttattaaaCACTGCCATACCAGCAGAACAGAGTCCAATATTCAGGAAGGACCATTTACGATTGCCTGTACTATAAAACAAACCCTGGTATTTGGCAGGGAACATGACCATAGAGTAATCTTACCAGTTTCCTTTACAGGCCATGACGTGAGATTCCAGACAGGTCACCATGGACCGTGCGCACCTCTTTCTCTTGAGCCTTAGGGATGAAGTTGTGGAGAAACTAGAAATCGTTTGGAGTCATGTGTTGGAGGCACTCCCAAAGTACGTGTAGTCAGCAGTTTCGAAATCTGGCATAATTTAACTTAATCTGTGAAATGCACACACCACAGAGTGTGCATGTTTTGCAGCTATAGGCTATCCTAATTTTGAAACAGTATCTCAACATTTTGACCTAAAATACACCAAGCCTCGGCAGAATCCCCCCTTACATACTTCACTTCTTTCAAATGCAGGAGTCACAACAAAGTCGGCGTAGCTTCAGGAGACTTGGGAGTCGACTCAGACGGACGGGTATGGGTGGAAGTTGGTGGGCCGGGGCTGAAGCTCCGCGTGATGCACCTCCACCCGGCCAACCCCTCCGTCGCAGAGGTCATATCAATGAGACTCTCAGGAATGGCCGATGCAGAGCGGGGAGAAAACATGATCAGTCTCCCAGCAGATGATGAGGTAAGAACATGGGTCTGCCTGATGAATGTTGCATTAAAGCTTTAGGATCCTGTACTCTTGAAGAATTTTTATTCCTAATTTCAATAAAGTGTCCCCAGACAGTTTTGGCACTTTTAGTCAATGTTGCTAGGAAAATTCTGTACTATTTTTTAATTTCTGTGAAATGTAtctgcacatggatggctctacaagtgtttagccacaaaggaatcatttagtagaccttgtgaccttacctgatttccttgaatttgcaagaatttattttttttacaaatgatataaatatcgatggtacTAATTTTGTTATAGGCATTATAAATAATGcctataagataacgtaaaatatttttgaaaatcaaggcaAAGGGTAGACAGGGAAGACAAGCAGTACTCATatttggcttattggtgacttagtacaagtgtaaccatttaagtgtaaaaaaattaataaagtaaactcacggtgggcatggcatgtacatcccATGCCCATCGGCTTTGGGTTAAACATCAATTTTTCTCTATATCGCTTTCAAATAATATGAAGTACAGGTGAGCAAAGGAGAATTTTCTTTTAACCCATTGACAACAGGTTTTCCTTGTGTCATACTGAATCATGTGGTGGACATTGTAAGTAGTTAGCTGCCTATTTAACAATTAGGAGCACAAGGAACATGCATTTACCCCACTCTCTATGCTTTTGGCTTTGGCATATACACTTTTtagggaatgataaaaaaagacttTAAGAGGGTCATTATTGCCGCAAAGACCACCATCAGAACCAAACAAGTGAACAGATGTCTAATGCACACAACTTATAGCAGGCTCAACCAAGCATGGCATGGAATATTAGCCACCAGGCCCATGACGTGATTAGACACTACACTGCATGAATGGGTTAATATCCATCCTCTGTTTATGGGTAAAGGTGGAAGATTATCTCTCAAATAGTTCATCTCCAATCATCTCTCGGTTCTCTCGCATTTGTGTTGAGCCATCTCTTCTTTCGTTTATGATACTTGCACTTTTCCTTTTCACTTGGACATTTACCCTTGTCCATATCAACAAAGTCAATCAGTACTTTGGTTTCCTCTTCATATATGGGGCAGGGGGAGTCCTCAACAGATTTAAATGTGGGATTGATATGATCAACTACAAAACTTGATTTCATAGTGCAGTGTAGGGTAGTAGTTGCTAGCATGATCCTGTAGTTAATGAtggttatttgttattctatGATTTATGACGCTAATGACAGTAGATTCTGAAGTTAGTCATCTGTGATCATAAATCCATAGTGAGCTTTTGATATTTCAAACTCTTAATATCTTACTTTCTTCCTATAGTGTCAAAGTAGACAGAAAACACAacctatatatttacttttataaacAGATTTCCTTGGCTTCGCTTGAGGACTACTGGTTCAACCACTGGCAAGGCCCGTACATCATGGCAGATTCAAATCAAAACAACGTTAACTTCAGAAGGTCCCGAAGGAGTTTGAGGAAGTCTAAGAGAAAATTCCGGTGCTCTGTTTGTCAAAAAAAGGTAATTTTGTTTGTCTAGTTTTATGATCTCTATTAACCCCAGGATTGCTTGTGGTGTATATATACCTGAGCTgtaactgtatacacacacacctcagttGGACATATTTTTGACGAATcaagttttattgttatcttcattaatttTAGATCATTTAcaggtgaataaaaaaaaaaaaaaaaaaatcatatattgacTGTCATTGGCTAATCagatactcgtgtgtgtgtgtatgtgtgcgtgtgcgtgtgcgtgtgtgtgtgcgtgtgcgtgtgcgtgtgtgtgtgtgtgtgtgtgtgtgtgtgtgtgtgtgtgtgtgtgtgtgtgtgtttgcatttgtgtggttgtttgttttacatgataaacatatatttcatattcatatttcatattggCTGCGTAAAATGCAAATTTAATAACCTCAGACAAACGctttacaagaaagaaaaaaatgaaagccaGAAATACACCTCTGGTATCATGGCACGCTTCCATAACCTATCGAATCTAATGTCCAATTTTTTTCTCAGATAATAAATTCCAGCGGCCGTCATGAGGAGCCGCAAGAAGCTCCCTGCTTTGATGGTGAGAATGTCCTAGCTCACGTGCCCTCCATTAAGCTCGAGACCCGAAGCCCAAAGCTTGAGGACGCAGCAGCTGGGAGTTCTGATGATGAGTGCATGAAGCCGGCCGTGAGTGAGGAAACTCTCTCCAGGCTAGGCTTGGGAAGGTTAGACACTGAAAACAGTATTTCGTTATTGCATGTTGGAATGTTTATATCGTtaattgttatattatatgttatattgtgTGTGCATAGTAAATacacaaaggtgtgtgtgtgttggagacaCCAGAgtctccccatatatatatacatatatatatatatatatatatatatatatatatatatatatatatatatatatttgtacactgtgtgtataaacgttagtgtgagtgttagtatgggtatgggttttgtgtgggtaggtatatatttgtacatagtaAAAGTAAATATACACCAATCCTCAACAACATTTTCAGGAAGTTTCAGCTACCTATTTTGTTATGTTGTGaatacaagaattttttttttactttttctttcttcattactGGATAGTTATACATTAAAGTTGTaaattctctttttcattctttcatttttataacTCACAGATATAGTGCTAGTGATGAGCAGCTGGCTAGGGCTTATCGTGTGATGGACAACGAACTCCGAACCAGTTTCACTCTCTTTAATGAAGGAACAGTCACACAAGATGTTGTTGATGGCGTCAGCATGGATGTTCATGATGCCACTGGTTCTCCAGACTCCAGCCTCCATCTTGTGCCTCCTCTCCACAGCCCTAGGCAGTCTAGATCCTGTCCCTGTAGTCCCAAGCTTTCAGGGAGAAACCACAGTCCCAAGTCCAATACTGACAGCCCTAAACCGAGGTCCCGTTCGGGTAGCTCGAAGTTCTCACTAAGTAGCTCTCTCTTGGCCATCCATCGGCAAGCGTCCAATTCACTGAGACCAGACTTTCTCCGGTTTGACCTTGGCAAGGGGGAGCAGGGTGGGGGAAGCAGCTCCAAGAATGGCTCCCAGCAGAGCAGCCTCAAAAGTGAGCTACGGCACTCTCGGTCTGCTGCCGATGCACACAACAGCAGTTATGCTGATTCACATCTAACTGCTACTAACAGCATGTCATTGAAGGGGGAAAGCAGTGGCAATGAGACCTCAAGAAACGCCCTTCATGAAAGCCACTCGCTTCCAACTCTGAAGCTCTCGAGAATGTCCATGATATATAAGGGTGGCATGATTGTGAACCAGGACTCGCCTCAGAGCCTTACGTCAGACACCACTCGGCTGATCATGGAGGGAGCCTGCGCCCTGCCATCAACACCAGAAGCGGATTCTTACTCTGAGGAACGTGACCCACCCTCTATGCTTCTCCCTGATGTTGTGCCAAGGTACGAAGCCTCAGGCCCTGCGCTCAACCAGATTTCTGAAACGGAGGTCTCGGTGccatcaaccccttcctctcccaaagAACAGGGCATGAAGTACCACTTTGATACCAAGGAGGGAGTCGTCAACCTGGGATTTGACGGACACGAGGAAAGCTCTGACTACTCAGATGTGAACGAACTCACAGGTGCCAAGCCAGCGGAAACGCCAAGTGATTCTCCCCGTCAGAAGGGCAGAAGGGGATCAACTGATAGTAATATTGACCTCGGGAAGAGCAACATCCAGCTTAATATTACGGACATACATGGCATATCTGTGGCTCATTCCCCTCAGGGTCAGGAAGTGACATTATCCCTTGAGGTTCCACAGGGAGCCAGTCAGGCAGTGTCAGGCCAAGCAGGTAAATGTCCTAATGAAATTTACTGTAATGTGTgagttaataataattttttttcagatttcattATCTAGGTTATTGCATTTTACTTCTTTGAAATAAGTTACCAtttgaagataaagaaatagatctcTGCATTGATTCTGTCTTTTTTATGTTATCTGTTGCAGAAGAATAAATGAACATGTGAGTcttgtgaaaatatttttttataaacattcacAACAAAGTAGTTATCTAAATGATCTTAACTATCTTTGAAAAAGGTTCAAGAGCTAATAATAGTTTATAGTATCTATTACCTCaccatagttatttatatatatatatatatatatatatatatatatatatgtatatatatatataaatatatatatagacacacacacacacacacacacacacacacacacacacacacacacacacacacacacacacacacacacacacacacacacacacacacacacactcacacacatacacgcatacatacataaatacatgcatatatatatatatatatatatatatatatatatatatatatatattatataatatttataatatttatatatgcacatattatgaGTTAATTAGTTCAAAATCATTTCCTCTTTAATGATAAGGAATGAGGTTGTAATAATTTCCTGTTTGATAATTCTTGGATTTCGAGATTTGGAAAATGGACCATATGAATgatcatgtagatagatagatagatatagatatatatactcagttCAAAACCAGCATTTGCTGTAATCTGGTAATCAAAATGCATATTAGGTTTaggatgttttcatatatatttgcatgctaccttttcctttccattgcTTGATATAGCTAATTAACAAAGCCCATGTGATTTACCAGGAGTGGACAACCTTTCTTGCGACACCTCTGAAGTGCTATCCTTAAGTGGTTCATCAGCACCCTCCAGCGCCCCCAGTACTATTGCAGCTGACTCAGCCTTATCCAAGCCACAAGCTCTGTtgcaggaggaggaacaagataaTGAACCTCTTTACGACCACATGCTAGAGGCTCGACAGCTGGTCTTCTGGTGGCAGAGGACAAACCTGAATGATAATTCAGAATTCTGCCAAAACTATGCTGAATGTAAAGTTAAAGTGAGTTAGTGAGATAGCTATGTTTTAAAAACAgatttgtattttcttattattataattattattgttgttattatatatttgattagtTAACTAATTGATTAAtatgtttattagtatttttttagtttaatttagtttagtttagattTCTGCATCACACCAAAGAGATaaattatacatttttcattaaATTGCAGTAAATGAGAACTTGAGAGGAGTCTTAGCATTTTGAAATCATTTGTTATCTCTtctctatatatcaattataCTAAATACTTCAAGCATGGTTTAAgagttaattattttattttacagcaAAAGCCTTTGTTACTTTTCCTACATGGTATGGGTGGGAGTAGTGACGCTTGGAGGCAACAGCTTTGGTATTTTGTCAGCTGTGGATATGAGGTAACTTTTATACATTTCTGGTGGCACTTTTACAAGGAACTTTCTCTGaaaatgattattaattttatcaaaggcgcacactttatttatttacatttatttgagatatttttaaaaattataaattgtACATTCCTCACCCTAAAGCAGTGTTCTCTGCTATATGGGTAcaacctgtttaccctcttcctttggAATTTTTGGAGAAAATAAAATCTTAttcctattaatattgataaataacattatgataataatgataataacattaacaatattattatagataaaaaaaaaatccctaaaattTAAAGAATGGGATGAACAGGTTATGTCAAGTTGGCCTAATAATTGTTTCCTTGTTAACTAATTACTTGTGAAGCCATTTACAGTATTCCCAGTTCCATTGGGTTCAGGATTTCAGAAGTAATCCCTTTTTCAATTCAAGaatcaaatgtttatatatgaataaatgttctTCTATATTCAAAATTTGATATTCAGTTTAATTTTTCATAGATAATAGGATTTCATTTGGTTCTAAGGAAACTACAGCCTTTTAAATTCTGATTCTAGGTTGTGGCACCAGACTTGATGGGTCATGGGCTGAGTTCAGCTCCAGACGACCCAAAGCAGTACACATTCTCGCAGATGCTCGATCACATGACCCTCGTGTTTGACCTCTTTGTGCCCCAGGGAAGGAAGTGCGTTGTCATAGGACATGGATACGGGTAAGTGTCTCAAGATGAAAGTAAGAAAGTTGACACCAGTGTAACCAAAGATGAGTTATGATatggaaaaatattaaaattacaataaaaagatgaaaactaCAGAGAAGGGTTACCAGTCACACTAAGACCACAAATGTTATTTGTTAACCATTACAGGTGCTCCTTAGCAGCAGCTCTAGCAAGAGGTCGCCCACATTCCGTCCGTCTGGTGATCTTGGCGTGCAGTGGCGGTCCAAGCCCCCTCGTACCCACCCCTCCTTCCAAAACCTTCCTGCATTCGTCTATGGCGGCTTTCCTCAGTCCCTTCCTGGCTTGTGGGTGCTGCAGGTACGGGGATTTTAGCATTCATTCAAGAATTTGGGTTATGTGAGGAAGGGGGGTGTGAGGTCATGAGACATATATTcttgcattttattatttttgtagttgtttttataattgttgttattggtattataattttagtattattgttgttaattatatATCCATGGGTTATGAAATACATACAACCATAATAATCACCAGgagattattttattgttagcatATACCTCATCTTTTCAGAATCCCTTATGAAATGTATAACCAAGCtaattacctttttattattattatatcagcaGAGAGATTTTATATGCACCAAGAGGAAAGCATTTTGCTGTCGAAACCTTGACAGGAAAGGCAATAACACCGACTCCACGCTATGTCCTAGAGTATGTTGCCAAGGGTCAGCACTGGCCAGAGGGTGATGTGGCCTTCCATCGACGCATAACAGTGCCGACACTTCTC includes the following:
- the LOC125038531 gene encoding uncharacterized protein LOC125038531 isoform X2; the encoded protein is MDRAHLFLLSLRDEVVEKLEIVWSHVLEALPKSHNKVGVASGDLGVDSDGRVWVEVGGPGLKLRVMHLHPANPSVAEVISMRLSGMADAERGENMISLPADDEISLASLEDYWFNHWQGPYIMADSNQNNVNFRRSRRSLRKSKRKFRCSVCQKKIINSSGRHEEPQEAPCFDGENVLAHVPSIKLETRSPKLEDAAAGSSDDECMKPAVSEETLSRLGLGRYSASDEQLARAYRVMDNELRTSFTLFNEGTVTQDVVDGVSMDVHDATGSPDSSLHLVPPLHSPRQSRSCPCSPKLSGRNHSPKSNTDSPKPRSRSGSSKFSLSSSLLAIHRQASNSLRPDFLRFDLGKGEQGGGSSSKNGSQQSSLKSELRHSRSAADAHNSSYADSHLTATNSMSLKGESSGNETSRNALHESHSLPTLKLSRMSMIYKGGMIVNQDSPQSLTSDTTRLIMEGACALPSTPEADSYSEERDPPSMLLPDVVPRYEASGPALNQISETEVSVPSTPSSPKEQGMKYHFDTKEGVVNLGFDGHEESSDYSDVNELTGAKPAETPSDSPRQKGRRGSTDSNIDLGKSNIQLNITDIHGISVAHSPQGQEVTLSLEVPQGASQAVSGQAGVDNLSCDTSEVLSLSGSSAPSSAPSTIAADSALSKPQALLQEEEQDNEPLYDHMLEARQLVFWWQRTNLNDNSEFCQNYAECKVKQKPLLLFLHGMGGSSDAWRQQLWYFVSCGYEVVAPDLMGHGLSSAPDDPKQYTFSQMLDHMTLVFDLFVPQGRKCVVIGHGYGCSLAAALARGRPHSVRLVILACSGGPSPLVPTPPSKTFLHSSMAAFLSPFLACGCCREILYAPRGKHFAVETLTGKAITPTPRYVLEYVAKGQHWPEGDVAFHRRITVPTLLLHGMKDDRVSLVEMCEMERTIPRAFLEMIPSAGHDLMTDAPLELCHSLHRFIKRWKRQL
- the LOC125038531 gene encoding uncharacterized protein LOC125038531 isoform X1, with product MDRAHLFLLSLRDEVVEKLEIVWSHVLEALPKSHNKVGVASGDLGVDSDGRVWVEVGGPGLKLRVMHLHPANPSVAEVISMRLSGMADAERGENMISLPADDEISLASLEDYWFNHWQGPYIMADSNQNNVNFRRSRRSLRKSKRKFRCSVCQKKIINSSGRHEEPQEAPCFDGENVLAHVPSIKLETRSPKLEDAAAGSSDDECMKPAVSEETLSRLGLGRYSASDEQLARAYRVMDNELRTSFTLFNEGTVTQDVVDGVSMDVHDATGSPDSSLHLVPPLHSPRQSRSCPCSPKLSGRNHSPKSNTDSPKPRSRSGSSKFSLSSSLLAIHRQASNSLRPDFLRFDLGKGEQGGGSSSKNGSQQSSLKSELRHSRSAADAHNSSYADSHLTATNSMSLKGESSGNETSRNALHESHSLPTLKLSRMSMIYKGGMIVNQDSPQSLTSDTTRLIMEGACALPSTPEADSYSEERDPPSMLLPDVVPRYEASGPALNQISETEVSVPSTPSSPKEQGMKYHFDTKEGVVNLGFDGHEESSDYSDVNELTGAKPAETPSDSPRQKGRRGSTDSNIDLGKSNIQLNITDIHGISVAHSPQGQEVTLSLEVPQGASQAVSGQAGVDNLSCDTSEVLSLSGSSAPSSAPSTIAADSALSKPQALLQEEEQDNEPLYDHMLEARQLVFWWQRTNLNDNSEFCQNYAECKVKQKPLLLFLHGMGGSSDAWRQQLWYFVSCGYEVVAPDLMGHGLSSAPDDPKQYTFSQMLDHMTLVFDLFVPQGRKCVVIGHGYGCSLAAALARGRPHSVRLVILACSGGPSPLVPTPPSKTFLHSSMAAFLSPFLACGCCSREILYAPRGKHFAVETLTGKAITPTPRYVLEYVAKGQHWPEGDVAFHRRITVPTLLLHGMKDDRVSLVEMCEMERTIPRAFLEMIPSAGHDLMTDAPLELCHSLHRFIKRWKRQL